In the genome of Halapricum salinum, one region contains:
- a CDS encoding FkbM family methyltransferase, with product MAQRLRRLYRGRLKSIVDGTRLKPILSFAYERLLLYQTSGELIKRTGQYSATFTVTSSEEYFSLGNFKGEQEVLQRFLSEMEPDDVVFDIGANIGLYSVFAANNYPNATVLAFEPHSDNVDRMHKSMNKNNGNVRSYELLVSDQTCMSPFPLSSGAPGVADLSIGGEEEHYVPTYRGEELITTYELPIPDVIKIDVEGAELGVLTGLGDHLEQTRAIYCEVHREEIRRFGNNPNDIEAYLRDMGFNVERVNEDGDTYHLIAENR from the coding sequence ATGGCACAACGGTTAAGAAGATTATATAGGGGGAGATTGAAGTCTATAGTAGACGGAACGAGGTTGAAGCCGATACTCTCCTTTGCGTATGAGCGACTACTACTCTACCAAACCAGTGGTGAGTTGATCAAACGTACTGGGCAGTACAGTGCAACGTTTACAGTTACATCAAGTGAAGAATATTTTTCATTAGGTAATTTCAAAGGTGAACAGGAGGTGCTTCAACGGTTCCTCTCAGAGATGGAACCAGATGACGTAGTGTTCGATATCGGAGCGAATATCGGCCTCTATTCGGTGTTTGCTGCAAATAACTACCCCAATGCGACTGTGCTCGCCTTTGAGCCACACTCTGATAACGTGGATAGAATGCACAAGAGTATGAATAAGAACAACGGAAACGTACGAAGCTATGAGCTTCTTGTATCCGATCAAACGTGTATGTCCCCATTTCCGTTGAGCTCCGGTGCTCCAGGCGTAGCTGACCTGAGTATCGGAGGAGAGGAGGAACACTACGTGCCCACTTACAGGGGTGAAGAGTTAATTACAACCTATGAACTACCAATTCCTGATGTAATAAAGATCGACGTCGAAGGGGCGGAGCTCGGCGTGCTAACCGGTCTAGGCGACCATCTTGAGCAAACCCGTGCCATCTACTGTGAGGTCCACAGAGAAGAGATACGCCGTTTTGGAAACAATCCAAACGACATAGAAGCGTATCTACGTGACATGGGGTTCAATGTCGAACGGGTCAACGAGGACGGCGATACATACCATCTGATAGCTGAGAACCGCTGA
- a CDS encoding glycosyltransferase family 2 protein yields MTDVSAVILTLNEGDFLRDCLESIVDLVDEIIIVDSGSEDDTVEIASEYADTILHETTERGEGFDILRQYGIDAANNKYILDIDADERVPSPLADRLREIVESERYDVVDIPRKNCFFGKWAKGAGWWPAYNPKLYNKECVEITNELHNFIDVVPDARRGKIPDEEQYCLVHINYRTIEDMIDSMNRYSTIEAKERDFSTKMVLWDPIFEFTVRFVYQGGWRLGYFGLILCLLRLYYNLILGMKCFARHRGWYDTSSRNG; encoded by the coding sequence ATGACCGACGTATCCGCAGTGATATTGACGCTCAACGAGGGTGATTTCCTGCGTGACTGCCTGGAAAGCATCGTCGATCTCGTCGACGAGATAATCATTGTCGACAGCGGGAGTGAGGATGATACAGTTGAAATTGCGAGCGAGTATGCCGATACGATTCTCCACGAAACCACGGAGCGAGGTGAGGGGTTTGACATCCTCAGACAATATGGTATCGATGCGGCAAACAACAAGTATATCCTCGACATCGACGCCGATGAGCGCGTCCCGTCCCCGTTGGCTGACCGCCTACGCGAAATAGTTGAGTCAGAACGGTACGATGTCGTCGATATACCCAGAAAGAATTGTTTTTTCGGCAAGTGGGCGAAAGGGGCCGGCTGGTGGCCAGCCTATAACCCGAAGCTGTATAACAAAGAGTGTGTAGAAATAACAAATGAATTGCATAACTTCATTGATGTAGTCCCCGATGCTCGACGGGGCAAAATACCTGACGAGGAGCAATACTGTCTGGTTCACATCAATTACCGGACCATCGAAGATATGATTGATTCGATGAACCGATACTCAACAATCGAGGCGAAAGAGAGGGATTTCTCTACCAAGATGGTTCTGTGGGACCCAATATTCGAGTTCACCGTTCGGTTCGTCTATCAGGGCGGGTGGCGATTGGGATACTTCGGACTCATTCTATGTTTACTGAGACTGTACTACAACCTCATCCTCGGAATGAAGTGCTTCGCGAGGCACAGAGGGTGGTACGATACTTCCAGCAGGAATGGGTAG
- a CDS encoding dTDP-4-dehydrorhamnose 3,5-epimerase family protein, with protein sequence MIHDVELKDLQVNLDERGTLTEIWRSDWDFFEGEDEPAMSYLSVSYPGVIRAWHRHTRGQIDHFVVPHGNVKVGIYDDREDSPTQGELDTFVIGEDNMQAVRIPGDCWHGFKVVGNEQATLINFPTNRYDYEDPDEERLPPDTDEIPLDWDEQIY encoded by the coding sequence ATGATACACGACGTCGAACTCAAAGACCTCCAGGTCAACCTCGACGAACGCGGAACACTCACGGAAATCTGGCGCTCTGACTGGGATTTCTTCGAGGGTGAGGACGAACCCGCGATGTCCTACCTCTCAGTTTCATACCCAGGCGTAATCCGCGCCTGGCACCGCCACACCCGCGGACAGATCGACCACTTCGTGGTCCCACACGGCAACGTGAAAGTCGGGATCTACGACGACCGTGAAGACTCACCGACACAGGGCGAACTCGATACGTTCGTCATCGGCGAGGACAACATGCAGGCGGTCCGCATCCCCGGCGACTGCTGGCACGGCTTCAAGGTCGTCGGCAACGAGCAGGCGACCCTGATCAACTTCCCAACGAACCGCTACGACTACGAGGATCCAGACGAGGAGCGCTTGCCGCCGGATACCGACGAAATACCTTTAGACTGGGACGAACAGATCTACTAA
- a CDS encoding flippase, producing the protein MELIKSSTKLFVARFSNAVLTFVGLAYFAQRIPQSALGTFFLYQSILQLLSIPASFGQGGALVKRLSEDINREQFFGTSIALMIIATTLTGILVFIASPVVNWYFKTDLVLWLILGIVVVRLNRLGIGVLKGELRVGSTADILFFQKLVWVVGGALLIYRGFAVRALVISFILGNLVAAGLAFYRMSTRIGRPTLYHARSLIQYWKWSSVSFVDGYLYNWADITILGYFVGPAVVAAYEIAWRIGSLAMIFTESIETALLPEISNLNMQKETDKIRGHISDGIFLSFFLVFPITAGAFSVGEDILTIIFGQEYVIAAIPLLILLLGKQIEVIDRIYKNVLSGIDKPRYRAIAALTSGVGNVVLNIALIPLYGAVGAAVATSVAFTISTIIIVYYLNVEMELVFPSAQVLTIGVSATVMGVAVFALSSVIGINSVYDLAFIIVSGAVVYGVQCALFQTSRKPLIRFARTVLPVTRSRA; encoded by the coding sequence ATGGAACTGATCAAGTCATCAACCAAGCTATTTGTTGCACGTTTCAGCAATGCAGTGCTGACGTTCGTCGGTTTGGCGTATTTCGCACAGCGAATTCCACAGAGCGCGCTTGGGACATTTTTTTTGTACCAGAGTATTCTGCAACTACTCAGCATCCCTGCAAGTTTTGGACAGGGTGGGGCACTAGTAAAACGACTGAGTGAGGACATAAACCGCGAACAATTTTTTGGCACGTCAATCGCCCTTATGATCATTGCAACCACCCTCACCGGGATACTGGTATTCATCGCGAGCCCGGTTGTAAATTGGTATTTCAAAACGGACCTAGTGCTATGGTTGATACTCGGTATTGTAGTCGTTCGTCTCAATCGACTCGGTATCGGCGTACTGAAAGGCGAACTAAGAGTGGGGAGCACCGCGGACATTCTTTTCTTCCAGAAGCTTGTCTGGGTAGTAGGTGGGGCACTGCTAATCTACCGGGGCTTCGCAGTCAGAGCACTCGTGATCAGTTTTATTTTGGGTAATCTCGTAGCTGCAGGCTTAGCATTCTATCGGATGTCAACTAGAATCGGTCGGCCAACACTGTATCACGCCCGGTCGTTGATCCAATACTGGAAGTGGAGTTCAGTGAGTTTCGTTGACGGATATTTATATAACTGGGCAGATATAACAATTTTAGGGTATTTTGTTGGGCCTGCGGTAGTTGCTGCATACGAGATCGCTTGGCGGATCGGAAGTCTCGCTATGATATTTACGGAGTCTATCGAGACGGCACTTCTCCCCGAGATCAGCAATCTCAATATGCAAAAAGAGACAGACAAAATACGTGGACATATATCGGACGGGATATTTCTGTCGTTCTTTTTAGTTTTCCCAATTACTGCCGGGGCCTTTTCAGTCGGAGAGGATATACTGACGATCATTTTTGGCCAAGAATATGTTATAGCAGCGATACCACTGCTAATCCTGTTGCTCGGGAAACAGATAGAGGTCATAGACAGAATATACAAGAACGTGTTGTCAGGTATTGACAAGCCACGGTACCGTGCGATTGCAGCGCTAACCAGTGGAGTGGGCAACGTTGTGTTAAACATAGCGCTCATTCCTCTCTACGGCGCAGTTGGTGCTGCCGTGGCTACCTCTGTTGCGTTCACTATCTCAACCATAATTATCGTTTATTATTTGAATGTTGAGATGGAACTGGTTTTCCCTTCCGCACAGGTACTAACGATTGGTGTCTCTGCGACGGTAATGGGCGTTGCCGTGTTCGCTCTCTCCAGTGTAATCGGCATAAATTCGGTTTACGATCTAGCCTTCATTATCGTGTCTGGAGCCGTCGTGTACGGCGTACAGTGTGCCCTATTCCAGACCTCGCGTAAACCTCTCATCCGGTTTGCCAGAACCGTTCTTCCGGTCACCAGATCGCGGGCCTGA
- the rfbD gene encoding dTDP-4-dehydrorhamnose reductase, whose protein sequence is MQILVLGANGLLGSNVVDTALGRGWEVAGTFHSSRPSFDVPLEQLDLRDENAVKAVLDDYVPDVVCNCAAMTDVDACESSPGTARAINAEAPATIADHCATIDSEFVHVSTDYVFDGTGETPYSEADDPNPVQAYGSSKLAGEQCVLESTATTLVPRLSFVYGVHRADDELRGFPAWVQSRIGRDEPTPLFTDQWVTPSRAGQAAATILDLLETDFRDVVHVASSSCVTPYEFGREISRQTGRGEELLEAGSRADVDRAATRPAYSCLDVTRVEDLLDREQPTIESDLEAIAPWLSLD, encoded by the coding sequence ATGCAGATTCTCGTCCTCGGTGCGAACGGGTTGCTCGGGAGCAACGTCGTCGATACCGCGCTCGGCCGTGGCTGGGAGGTCGCCGGGACGTTTCACTCCTCGCGACCCTCCTTCGACGTTCCACTCGAACAGCTTGACCTCCGAGACGAGAATGCTGTCAAAGCCGTGCTGGACGACTACGTGCCCGATGTCGTCTGCAACTGTGCGGCGATGACCGACGTCGACGCCTGTGAATCCTCGCCTGGGACGGCCCGGGCGATCAACGCCGAGGCTCCGGCTACGATTGCCGACCACTGTGCGACGATCGATTCCGAGTTCGTCCACGTCTCGACGGACTACGTCTTCGACGGGACCGGGGAGACGCCGTACTCGGAGGCGGACGATCCGAATCCAGTGCAAGCGTATGGCAGTTCCAAACTCGCGGGCGAGCAATGTGTACTGGAGTCTACGGCGACGACGCTCGTCCCGAGACTCTCGTTCGTCTACGGCGTTCATCGGGCCGACGACGAATTGCGGGGCTTCCCGGCCTGGGTACAGTCCCGAATCGGGCGTGACGAACCGACGCCACTGTTCACCGATCAGTGGGTCACACCCAGCCGAGCCGGTCAGGCCGCAGCAACGATTCTGGACCTGCTAGAAACCGACTTCCGCGACGTCGTCCACGTCGCGAGTAGTTCGTGTGTGACCCCGTACGAGTTCGGCCGGGAGATCAGCCGCCAGACGGGACGCGGCGAAGAGCTGCTCGAAGCGGGCTCGCGAGCGGACGTCGATCGTGCTGCGACCCGGCCAGCGTATTCCTGTCTCGACGTGACGCGAGTCGAAGACCTGCTGGACAGAGAGCAGCCCACGATCGAATCGGATCTCGAAGCGATCGCTCCGTGGCTGTCTCTCGACTAG
- a CDS encoding sulfatase-like hydrolase/transferase has translation MDAVWIILDSLSFDATPFDDDGPETMPNIKSLATKHGTIYTEAYSPGPTSPSSHSSFFTGELPSRTGMHEATPYYDEEYPTIVQRLSDTHRTFMISSNPFIFNGLDKGVDMYDDFLQKQYLVFESATDPRDVPKSSTDSKIDLLRKVVFEGGKPLRSFVNGLSLYYKNSKGQSLLPEDSPDDDEKYQYADTTNNRIKEFLSQSSGDSFVIANYMDIHAPLDASSESVKKFSDKPRDELPVGVRGQDVHREVTEGNTELGEDMYDLYKATITDTDRKIYPLVKELVEDDTFVVITADHGNWFRRSRDLERKRIHVPLIIFSPNHEGGRVVDHTVNLRSLPKTTMMALRGDDGGFSGADLLSIKEDQLSITEFIHNSKADGSPVTPTGSMDARYDFALIRGDARVDHIDGEFVERSGKSADLHDLRETGEELVDQNYQTGNEGADVTTEAQDRLRELGYID, from the coding sequence ATGGACGCAGTTTGGATCATCTTAGATTCCCTTTCCTTCGATGCTACTCCGTTCGACGATGACGGGCCCGAGACGATGCCGAACATCAAATCGTTAGCAACCAAGCACGGGACGATCTACACCGAGGCGTACTCACCGGGGCCCACAAGTCCGTCGTCGCATAGTTCGTTTTTTACTGGCGAACTGCCCTCTCGAACCGGGATGCATGAGGCGACGCCGTACTACGACGAAGAGTACCCGACAATAGTACAACGGCTGTCCGATACGCATCGGACGTTTATGATATCGTCTAATCCGTTTATTTTCAACGGTCTTGATAAGGGGGTAGATATGTACGACGATTTCCTCCAGAAGCAGTATTTGGTGTTCGAGAGTGCGACCGATCCTCGTGATGTCCCCAAGTCGAGTACCGACTCAAAGATCGACCTGCTTCGAAAAGTGGTATTCGAGGGAGGAAAACCCCTCCGCAGTTTCGTCAATGGCCTGAGCCTATACTACAAGAACTCGAAAGGACAGTCGCTCCTCCCCGAAGACTCCCCAGACGACGACGAAAAATACCAATACGCCGATACAACTAACAACAGAATCAAAGAGTTTCTCAGCCAGTCGTCTGGTGACTCCTTCGTCATCGCGAACTATATGGACATACACGCCCCGTTGGATGCCTCGTCTGAGTCCGTCAAGAAATTCAGCGACAAGCCTAGGGATGAACTTCCTGTCGGCGTTCGCGGTCAGGACGTCCACCGGGAGGTAACCGAGGGCAACACCGAACTAGGCGAGGATATGTACGATCTGTATAAGGCCACGATTACAGATACCGACCGAAAGATCTACCCACTGGTGAAAGAATTAGTTGAAGACGATACTTTTGTCGTCATAACTGCCGACCACGGAAACTGGTTCCGGAGAAGCCGTGACCTAGAACGAAAGCGGATACACGTTCCGCTCATCATCTTCTCACCGAACCACGAGGGCGGTCGGGTCGTTGACCATACGGTCAACCTCCGGTCGTTGCCAAAGACCACGATGATGGCGCTCAGGGGAGATGATGGCGGTTTCAGTGGCGCTGATCTTCTGTCTATCAAGGAGGATCAACTCTCGATAACAGAATTTATCCACAACTCGAAGGCTGACGGGAGTCCCGTGACGCCGACTGGTAGTATGGACGCCAGGTACGACTTCGCTCTTATCCGTGGCGACGCCAGGGTCGACCACATCGATGGCGAGTTCGTCGAACGGAGCGGGAAAAGCGCAGATCTCCATGATCTCAGGGAAACTGGAGAGGAGCTGGTAGACCAGAACTACCAGACGGGCAACGAGGGGGCAGACGTAACCACGGAGGCACAAGATCGCTTGCGCGAACTCGGATATATCGATTGA
- a CDS encoding sulfatase, whose protein sequence is MATPNVIVLVLDSVRRDHTSTYGYERATTPNLSRLAKEGLSFTHAYATGSWTVPSHASLFTGQLPTKHGTHANNFHFESAPSDTLAGRLASEGYETALVTPNPWLTRDFGFDTGFDDVFDLTVTLPHPSAGDPRRLEVDAKSVQGVLESLRWMVSEQPLRRLRNGLFLKRKDLSFVDASTINEEITDWLGENRGDRPFFLFANYLDAHDPYRIGSQHNEFIEDGPHGELGVKWNLASIGSPPDVDADLLRNAYDSSLHYLDEQVGELVDSLSDKGLLHNTMIVVLGDHGQCLGEHGYWGHGTFLYQELLEVPLIVRPPGGCSRNEIESTFSVCDVFDLILDTVETGELELPGRSDDDRVVAESTGKHQNVEVPSGSVSSDGYRASVVDGRLFIRNLENGDVRTGRNGELITSEDLLDDLAATEQQALDSGEIQELNGDSHSGVEISDTRREQLEGLGYL, encoded by the coding sequence ATGGCTACACCGAACGTAATTGTACTTGTTCTTGACTCTGTCCGGCGTGATCACACCTCGACCTACGGGTACGAGAGAGCGACAACGCCAAATCTGAGCCGTCTTGCGAAAGAGGGGTTGTCCTTCACTCACGCGTACGCGACCGGGTCATGGACTGTCCCCTCTCACGCTTCGCTATTTACTGGACAACTGCCAACGAAACACGGCACGCACGCGAATAATTTTCATTTCGAGTCCGCGCCCTCAGATACGCTTGCGGGACGTCTTGCGAGTGAAGGGTACGAAACGGCTCTCGTTACCCCGAATCCGTGGTTGACCCGTGATTTCGGTTTCGATACGGGTTTTGACGACGTTTTCGACCTTACTGTCACGCTACCTCACCCGTCTGCGGGCGATCCGCGACGCCTTGAGGTAGACGCGAAGTCAGTACAAGGCGTGCTGGAATCACTACGCTGGATGGTATCTGAACAACCACTTCGCCGTCTCCGGAATGGGCTCTTTCTTAAACGGAAAGACCTCTCGTTTGTTGACGCTTCAACAATCAACGAGGAGATAACTGATTGGCTGGGCGAAAACAGGGGCGACCGGCCGTTTTTTTTATTTGCAAACTATCTCGACGCTCACGATCCGTACCGTATCGGCTCGCAGCACAACGAGTTTATCGAGGATGGGCCACACGGGGAACTTGGTGTCAAGTGGAATCTTGCGTCGATCGGTTCTCCTCCGGATGTCGATGCGGATCTGCTTCGCAATGCATACGACTCATCGCTCCATTATTTGGACGAACAAGTCGGAGAGCTTGTTGACAGTCTGAGTGACAAAGGATTGTTACATAATACTATGATCGTGGTACTAGGTGACCATGGTCAATGCCTGGGTGAACACGGGTACTGGGGTCATGGGACGTTCCTCTATCAGGAGTTGTTGGAAGTGCCGCTGATCGTGCGGCCACCCGGTGGGTGTTCGAGGAATGAAATCGAGAGCACCTTCTCGGTGTGTGACGTATTCGATTTGATTCTAGATACTGTCGAAACTGGAGAACTCGAACTGCCGGGGAGATCTGACGATGATAGAGTTGTTGCGGAGTCAACAGGGAAGCATCAGAACGTCGAAGTTCCGTCAGGCAGTGTTTCGTCGGATGGATACAGGGCGTCGGTAGTTGATGGCCGCCTGTTCATACGGAATCTGGAAAATGGTGACGTACGGACTGGGAGAAATGGAGAGCTGATAACCAGTGAAGACTTGCTCGACGACCTTGCCGCTACTGAGCAACAAGCACTTGACAGTGGTGAGATTCAAGAGCTGAACGGCGACAGCCATTCTGGTGTAGAGATCAGCGATACGCGACGCGAGCAACTGGAAGGATTAGGATATTTATAA
- a CDS encoding metallophosphoesterase family protein produces MTDFPYKIIGKIQDATGVGVLGHNTATSGETIGVEGKVESTNGYGLYTDNDAHIGGKLITGQLDVEPLKIGYWTDSHYGTGEQKQFVSTSALNSKISDFAADMNSWGADFVIFGGDNAFDDQSSLSGSQENHQEFYDRMRTSLDSTIGIRTVAGNHEHNESVTWGDMWWADPYPQMETLSDTFYSIDRHQAKIIVLNTSYDGTDDIQGGTPAGQYEWFKSELKTTEKPILVFTHNPIPPANHSGYDSIGINNEQKYSHLMDSYDNIVLCTFGHAHHSNTYGREPTWVKSMLQQWGSTRYLYQHYPHSVGGINSTELDETITPYAKISVYKNGNVSIEQSYRGAGTGYATNWRFNGFSQANTESHYNSMEWEYTDGIQSLDGYAVETTGSDSSVTIETGGQQPHYYLKADAESGSNSALRYQRRPTPLVANEGLDWTDWITNVVIQITDTSGIAGWVTRGGIMGASRSAYAGLYFNDGTLWGQVSDGSGDRQRTATLPWPNEPTHYQMRYDHEVGRFDVSVNHNTVNGLWRVDEHIPSVDHSENGGDPDDPWKLLNATVRNKGSSQKGLRIFDWSIRMSPYMNFTL; encoded by the coding sequence ATGACCGACTTTCCCTATAAAATAATTGGAAAGATCCAAGACGCCACTGGTGTGGGGGTTCTCGGACATAACACGGCAACAAGCGGGGAGACAATAGGCGTTGAGGGGAAGGTCGAGTCAACTAACGGTTACGGGCTATACACCGACAACGACGCACATATTGGCGGGAAATTAATCACAGGACAACTGGATGTCGAACCGCTTAAAATTGGTTACTGGACTGACTCTCACTACGGGACTGGAGAGCAAAAGCAGTTCGTTAGTACGAGTGCGCTAAACTCGAAAATCAGTGATTTCGCTGCTGATATGAATTCGTGGGGTGCTGATTTTGTCATTTTTGGCGGGGATAATGCGTTTGACGACCAATCAAGTCTCTCTGGGTCCCAAGAGAATCATCAAGAATTCTACGACCGGATGAGAACCTCTCTTGACAGTACTATTGGTATTCGGACTGTCGCTGGAAACCATGAGCACAACGAGTCAGTGACATGGGGTGATATGTGGTGGGCTGATCCGTACCCACAGATGGAAACACTCTCGGACACCTTTTATTCGATTGATCGCCACCAAGCTAAGATCATCGTACTGAACACTAGTTACGATGGTACCGATGATATTCAGGGTGGCACTCCGGCAGGCCAATATGAATGGTTCAAGTCGGAGCTTAAAACGACTGAGAAACCAATACTCGTCTTTACTCATAATCCAATTCCGCCGGCAAACCACTCTGGTTACGATTCTATTGGCATCAACAATGAACAGAAGTATAGTCATCTTATGGATTCCTACGATAATATCGTCCTATGTACATTCGGGCATGCTCACCACTCCAACACATACGGACGAGAGCCAACGTGGGTCAAGTCGATGCTCCAGCAGTGGGGGTCAACCCGGTATCTCTACCAACACTATCCTCACTCTGTTGGTGGCATCAATAGTACTGAATTAGATGAGACTATCACCCCCTACGCCAAAATCTCAGTATATAAAAATGGGAATGTCAGTATTGAGCAGTCATATCGTGGCGCAGGTACCGGATATGCAACAAACTGGCGCTTTAATGGCTTCTCGCAGGCGAACACTGAATCACACTACAATTCGATGGAGTGGGAGTATACCGACGGTATTCAGTCGCTTGATGGATATGCAGTTGAAACAACTGGAAGTGATTCGTCGGTTACGATTGAGACAGGAGGACAGCAGCCACATTATTATTTAAAAGCTGATGCAGAGAGTGGCAGTAATTCTGCACTCCGTTACCAGCGACGACCCACACCACTTGTCGCGAATGAGGGATTGGATTGGACTGATTGGATAACAAACGTTGTTATCCAGATAACAGACACATCTGGGATTGCAGGGTGGGTGACTCGTGGTGGGATTATGGGCGCCTCGAGATCGGCATACGCAGGATTGTATTTCAATGATGGTACTCTCTGGGGCCAAGTCTCTGATGGGTCCGGCGACCGACAACGGACCGCTACGCTTCCGTGGCCTAATGAGCCCACTCATTATCAAATGCGCTACGACCACGAAGTCGGTCGTTTCGACGTAAGTGTAAACCACAACACAGTTAATGGGCTTTGGAGAGTGGATGAACATATACCTTCAGTTGACCATTCGGAGAATGGTGGCGATCCGGATGATCCGTGGAAGTTGCTTAACGCAACGGTACGCAACAAGGGGAGTTCTCAAAAGGGACTCCGGATTTTCGATTGGTCCATTCGGATGAGCCCGTATATGAACTTCACGCTATGA
- a CDS encoding glucose-1-phosphate thymidylyltransferase produces the protein MKGVLLAGGTGSRLRPITHTGPKQLLPVANKPVLEYAIEDLRDAGITEIGVVLGNKGREAIQDHLGDGSHLGVDITYIVQGNPLGLAHAAACAREFVGDDDFVMYLGDNILKQGIEELVESFEAGDFGAGIALQEVENPREFGIADTNADGEVTALVEKPDDPPSNLALIGIYAFSNAVFDVIEELEPSWRGELEITDAIQELLESGHAIDSHVVEGWWKDTGRPEDILHANRLVLKDIESEHAGTIEAGAEVVGRVELAPEATIESGAVVRGPVSIAEGSTIGSETYVGPYTSIGPDCVVDGAHIENTVLVGESTVTSDGKIVDSLVGRNTTIGSAADELPDGRRLIVGENSNLKL, from the coding sequence ATGAAAGGCGTCCTCCTCGCTGGCGGGACCGGGTCTCGTCTCCGTCCGATTACCCACACCGGCCCGAAACAGCTGCTTCCCGTGGCGAACAAACCGGTCCTCGAATACGCGATCGAAGACCTTCGCGACGCCGGGATCACCGAGATCGGTGTCGTCCTCGGCAACAAGGGTAGAGAGGCGATTCAGGATCACCTCGGAGATGGGTCACACCTGGGTGTCGACATCACGTACATCGTGCAGGGCAATCCGCTGGGACTCGCCCACGCCGCAGCGTGTGCTCGCGAGTTCGTCGGCGACGACGACTTCGTGATGTACCTCGGCGACAACATCCTCAAACAGGGGATCGAAGAGCTGGTCGAGAGCTTCGAAGCCGGTGACTTCGGGGCCGGGATCGCGCTGCAGGAGGTCGAAAATCCCCGGGAGTTCGGGATCGCCGACACGAATGCCGACGGCGAAGTCACCGCACTCGTCGAGAAACCGGACGACCCGCCGAGCAATCTCGCGCTCATCGGGATCTACGCGTTTTCGAACGCGGTGTTCGACGTGATCGAGGAGCTCGAACCGTCCTGGCGGGGCGAGCTGGAGATCACCGACGCGATCCAGGAACTCCTCGAATCCGGGCACGCGATCGACTCGCACGTCGTCGAAGGGTGGTGGAAAGACACCGGCCGACCGGAGGACATTCTTCACGCGAATCGACTCGTCCTGAAGGATATCGAATCCGAACACGCTGGAACTATCGAAGCGGGTGCCGAAGTCGTCGGTCGGGTCGAACTCGCACCCGAAGCCACGATCGAATCCGGCGCAGTCGTCCGGGGCCCAGTATCGATCGCGGAGGGGTCGACAATCGGGTCTGAGACGTATGTCGGCCCGTATACGTCGATCGGGCCCGACTGCGTCGTCGACGGCGCCCACATCGAGAACACTGTCCTCGTCGGAGAATCCACAGTCACGAGTGACGGAAAGATCGTCGACAGCCTGGTCGGCCGAAACACGACGATCGGAAGCGCGGCAGACGAACTCCCTGACGGCCGACGACTGATCGTCGGCGAGAACTCCAATCTCAAACTATAA